Part of the Anomaloglossus baeobatrachus isolate aAnoBae1 chromosome 1, aAnoBae1.hap1, whole genome shotgun sequence genome, CTACTCTTTGGAGAAGAGGAATGGCACTAAGTTTGAGGAGGTAGCTCTGAGCTACCAAATCGTCACTTCTCTCTTCTTGGGGACACTGATACTCTGTGCAGTTTTTGGCAATGCCTGCGTGGTGGCAGCCATAGCTTTGGAGAGGAATCTTCAGACAGTGGCCAATTATCTGATAGGTTCCCTGGCAGTCACCGACCTGATGGTCTCAGTTCTGGTCCTACCCATGGCTGCACTTTACCAAGTACTGAACAAGTGGACCCTTGGCCAGGTAACCTGTGAGATTTTCATTTCTTTAGACGTTTTGTGTTGCACCTCTTCCATTCTCCATCTGTGCGCTATAGCTTTGGACAGATACTGGGCGATCACCGATCCCATAGACTATGTCAACAAGAGGACTCCTAGAAGAGCTGCTATCCTCATCAGTGTGACATGGGCTATAGGCTTCTCCATATCCATCCCCCCAATGCTGGGCTGGAGGACCCATGAAGACAGGTCTGATCCTGACGCCTGTAAAATCAGTGAAGACCCCGGTTACACCATCTACTCCACGTTTGGTGCGTTCTACATCCCTCTGATCCTCATGTTGATTCTCTATGGCAGGATATTTAAAGCAGCCAGGTTCAGAATAAGAAAAACAgtcaaaaaaacggagaaaaagaaaGTGGCTgacacttgtctgtctgtctccccgtccaCCATCCAGAGGAAAAGCAATGGAGAACCCAGCAAAAACTGGAAGAGAAGTGTAGAACCCAAGCCAAGCGCCTGTGTGAATGGGGCAGTCAGGCACGGGGAGGATGGAGCTGCCCTGGAGATCATTGAGGTCCACCAGTGTGCCAACTCCAAAAACCACCTGGCACTGCCCAACCACTCCAGCAGCGACACCACATCTCCTGCAAACATGGACAAGAAGAACGACAAAAGCGCAGAGGCCAAAAGGAAGGTGGCACTAGCCAGGGAGAGGAAGACTGTCAAAACTTTAGGTATTATCATGGGCACCTTCATTTTCTGCTGGTTACCCTTCTTCATCGTCGCCCTGGTTTTGCCCTTTTGTGAATCCTGCCATATGCCACACTTGCTCTATGACATTATAAACTGGCTAGGCTATTCAAACTCTCTCCTGAACCCCATTATATATGCTTATTTTAATAAAGATTTCCAAAGTGCATTTAAGAAAATCATCAAGTGCAAATTCTGTAGGCAATGAGAAGGCACCCTCCTACACTCCCCCCCTTTGTTGCTTGCCTTGTTTCATTACCGAGCCCATTGTTTTTTGTTTATCCTTTCTTTTTTAaaatattattgtttttttttatttccatgctGGTGTCCTTGGAAGAAGCCTTGATGAGATGCCCAACTAAGGGTTAATGGGACCAATGCTTCTATGTGTTGAACTAAATAAATCCTTGTTCAATGGCTGCCATTATTTCAATGTGAAATCTAtagactgtatataaatatatagtggATATTTTTTCATGGCCACTGATGGCAGTGGAGTAATTTTAGTCTTTTGAAACTATTTGCACAGACCAAGGGGCTGACAAACTGTTGGTTACTGTAAACTCAATGTGAATTTCTTCCCCCCAGCAGctgagtgcacactgacactgcacatagctgacattATGTaacaactttttatttatttatttattttttctccctTCCGTCACAGTTATATTTTGAGGAGGTGATGGGGTTTTGTCAATCTCAAGTTTGCAAGTCCCATCCCCCGCCTCAAATGATTCCAATAAATCATCCTATGCATAAAATGGACCGTCCATAATTATTTTGAATGAAATAAGAttgtcaaacaaaaaaaaaaaaccagagaaACTCTAGAACAGTGAGTATTGTATGTAGACATGTAATTATGGCCTGAATGTACAGTATTAATTCGCAATATTCGCTGGTGATAATACAATTTCGCAAGTTTATTGCAAATAAACTTTGCcttgcagtgcaaaaaaaaccaaacgatTTTGTCTTGTGTTTTTACCCTCAAATGGTGAAATTGtccaggaggggagggggggaggggattcCTGTAATGGAATGGTTGTGGATTGTAacatgtacagatgtagcagagctgaatatgctTACCTGTAGGAATCCGTATACAGTataatctgcagtcctatgtaaatgtCACATCACaccgagctctgctacatatgtataTACTGCCTATATGGAAAAAATGttcaggaggggaggggggggaggggattcCTGTAATCAAATGGTTGTGGATTCTAAcatctacagatgtagcagaggtgaatatgCTTACCTGTAGGAATCCGTATACAGTataatctgcagtcctatgtaaatgtCACATaacacccagctctgctacatatgtataTACTGCCTATATGGAAAAATTGTTCaggaggggagggggaggaggggattCCTGTAATAAAATGGTTGTGGATTCTAAcatctacagatgtagcagagctgaatatgctTACCTGTAGGAATCCGTATACAGTataatctgcagtcctatgtaaatgtcatatcacacccagctctgctacatatgtataTACTGCCTATATGGTGAAATTGTTCAGGAGGGAACTCCTGTAATAAAATTTTCACACGAGCAGGTTGTGGCTTGCATcatctacagatgtagcagagctgaatatgctTACCTGTAGGAATTTGGATATAGTATaatttgcagtcctatgtaaatgtAACAAcagacccagctctgctacatactgtatGCATATACTGCCTATATGGTGAAATTGTTCAGGAGGGGGGTGGATTCCTGTAATGAAAAGGTCTCAGGAGCAGGTTGTGGATTGTAAcatctacagatgtagcagagctgaatatgctTACCTATAGGAATTTGGATACAGTGTAATCTGTAGCCCTATGTAAATGTCACAtgacacccagctctgctacatatgtataTACTGCCTATATGGTGAAATTGTTCAGGAGAGGGGGGGATTTCTGTAATGAAAAGGTCTCAGGAGCAGGTTGTGGATTGTAAcatctacagatgtagcagagctgataatgCTTACCTGTTGGAATCCGGATACAGTgtaatctgcagtcctatgtaaatgcACAAAGTGTCATatcacacccagctctgctacatatgtataTACTGCCTATATGGTGAAATTGTTCAGGGGGGATTGCTGTAATAAAATGGTCACACAAGCAGGTTGTGGATGCTAGTATctacaggtgtagcagagctgaatatgctTACCTGTAGGAATCCGGATACTGTgtaatctgcagtcctatgtaaatgtCGCATCACACCCAGCTCTGATACATATGTATATACTGCCTATATGGTAAAATTGTTTGTTGAAGGTGAATTCCTGTAATAAAATGGTCACATGAGCTGTTGTGGATTGTAAcagctacagatgtagcagagctgaatatgctTGAACTGTAGGAATCCCAATACAGtgtcatctgcagtcctatgtaaatgcACAAAGTGAAGCATcacacccagctctgctatatgtgTATATACTACCTATATGGTGAAATTGTTGAGGGGGGGGATTTCTATACTGAAATGGTCACACGAGCAGGTTGTGGATGCTGGTGTAGCAGGGCTGAATATGCTTACCTGTAGGATTCCGGATACAGTGTAATCTGCAGTCATATGTAAATGCAGAAAGTGTTATatcacacccagctctgctacatatgtataTACTGCTTATATGGTGAAATTGTTCAGGGGGATTCCTGTAATAAAATGGTCTCATGAGCAGATTGTGGATTGTAACAGCTACAGGTGTAGCGGAGCTGAATATGCTTACTTGTAGGATTCCAGATACAGTgtaatctgcagtcctatgtaaatgtCACATCGCACCCAGCTCTCCTACATATCTATAAACTACCTATATGGTGAAattgttcggggggggggggatccTGTAATGAAATGGTCACACAAGCAGATTGTGGATTGTAATATCTACAGGTGTAGCAGAACTGAATGTGCTTACCTGTAGGAATCCGGATATTGTgtaatctgcagtcctatgtaaatgcATACAAAGTGTcatatcacacacagctctgctacatatgtataCACTGCCTATATGGTGACAT contains:
- the HTR1A gene encoding 5-hydroxytryptamine receptor 1A, translating into MDAFNNTTSSDYSLEKRNGTKFEEVALSYQIVTSLFLGTLILCAVFGNACVVAAIALERNLQTVANYLIGSLAVTDLMVSVLVLPMAALYQVLNKWTLGQVTCEIFISLDVLCCTSSILHLCAIALDRYWAITDPIDYVNKRTPRRAAILISVTWAIGFSISIPPMLGWRTHEDRSDPDACKISEDPGYTIYSTFGAFYIPLILMLILYGRIFKAARFRIRKTVKKTEKKKVADTCLSVSPSTIQRKSNGEPSKNWKRSVEPKPSACVNGAVRHGEDGAALEIIEVHQCANSKNHLALPNHSSSDTTSPANMDKKNDKSAEAKRKVALARERKTVKTLGIIMGTFIFCWLPFFIVALVLPFCESCHMPHLLYDIINWLGYSNSLLNPIIYAYFNKDFQSAFKKIIKCKFCRQ